The following coding sequences lie in one Vibrio sp. BS-M-Sm-2 genomic window:
- the cysC gene encoding adenylyl-sulfate kinase, whose amino-acid sequence MTAVLKPKDENVVWHQHSIDKTFRADLKSQKPAVLWFTGLSGSGKSTVAGALENRLAQLGYHTYLLDGDNVRHGLCSDLGFSEQDRRENIRRIGELAKLMADAGLIVLSAFISPHQAERQLVRDLLPEGEFLEVFVNTPLEVCEQRDPKGLYKKARAGEILNFTGISSTYEAPENPEIDLPAGEKTIDELVELCIDALEKRNILAN is encoded by the coding sequence ATGACCGCAGTACTCAAACCTAAAGATGAGAATGTTGTGTGGCATCAACACTCGATTGATAAAACATTTCGCGCGGATCTGAAATCACAAAAGCCAGCCGTGCTCTGGTTCACGGGGTTGTCTGGTTCTGGTAAATCGACAGTCGCTGGAGCATTAGAAAATCGCTTGGCACAGCTTGGTTACCATACTTACTTATTGGATGGTGACAATGTGCGTCATGGCTTATGTAGCGACCTTGGCTTCTCTGAACAAGATCGTCGAGAGAATATTCGTCGTATTGGCGAGCTTGCTAAATTGATGGCAGATGCAGGCTTAATTGTGCTGTCTGCTTTTATTTCTCCACATCAAGCGGAACGACAACTTGTGCGAGATTTATTACCTGAAGGCGAGTTTCTTGAGGTGTTCGTTAATACGCCATTAGAGGTTTGCGAACAGCGTGACCCTAAAGGTTTGTATAAGAAAGCACGTGCGGGAGAAATTCTTAACTTCACAGGGATTAGTTCGACTTACGAAGCGCCAGAGAACCCTGAGATTGATCTACCAGCAGGAGAGAAGACGATCGATGAATTGGTAGAGTTGTGTATTGATGCGTTGGAGAAGCGAAATATTTTAGCCAATTGA
- a CDS encoding TIGR03899 family protein, producing the protein MSETKQPVIIEHASDTQHKHEKKPHIADSASRMLHIAQSFGLDSLISHNAKPNDRGESTLIERALLREKKRRELRQKNLEQILKLAHSSCKDEAAGDPDQDWLYRFFDMAQEIHNTSMQRLWAQVLKREVTNPGSTSMKALQILKDMTPKEALTLQRAASLGCSFGSDNSRKLLLGFKSHAGLFSFGKRDTTNTINLGGHNLPYSSLLHLIELGIILGTELESGEIDFDPALHLTYQGKSMSLAPLSKGVKLVYYRFSPTGNELCTLLGNKPNTQYYDQLIALLSQKFTVQTEVKSSVNYTV; encoded by the coding sequence ATGTCAGAAACCAAACAGCCAGTGATCATCGAGCATGCTAGCGATACACAGCACAAGCATGAGAAAAAGCCTCATATTGCCGACAGTGCCAGCAGAATGCTGCACATCGCACAAAGCTTCGGCCTCGATTCTTTAATTAGTCACAATGCAAAGCCAAACGATAGAGGTGAGAGTACCCTTATCGAACGGGCACTATTGCGAGAGAAAAAACGTAGAGAGCTTCGCCAAAAGAACCTAGAACAGATTCTAAAGTTGGCGCACTCTTCATGTAAGGATGAAGCGGCTGGAGACCCGGATCAGGACTGGCTGTACCGCTTTTTCGATATGGCACAAGAGATCCACAATACATCGATGCAAAGGCTATGGGCTCAAGTACTGAAACGAGAGGTCACTAACCCAGGCTCGACGTCGATGAAGGCGCTTCAGATCTTAAAAGACATGACGCCAAAGGAAGCACTGACCCTACAAAGAGCTGCATCACTGGGTTGTAGCTTTGGTAGCGATAACAGCAGAAAGCTCTTACTCGGCTTCAAATCTCACGCAGGACTATTTAGTTTTGGCAAAAGGGACACCACCAACACCATCAACCTTGGTGGGCATAACCTTCCCTACTCTAGTCTGCTCCATTTGATTGAACTCGGTATCATTCTGGGCACTGAGTTAGAGTCTGGAGAAATTGATTTCGATCCAGCTCTGCACCTAACCTATCAAGGTAAGAGTATGTCACTGGCACCGTTATCAAAAGGGGTGAAGCTGGTTTACTACCGATTCAGCCCAACAGGTAATGAGCTTTGTACCTTACTTGGCAACAAGCCAAACACGCAGTATTACGACCAATTGATTGCGCTATTAAGCCAAAAATTCACGGTTCAGACAGAAGTAAAAAGCAGCGTGAATTACACCGTCTAG
- a CDS encoding DUF3299 domain-containing protein, whose translation MQRKFLLIFGLLLFPFISTAHAETTQNDESVLTLDWIDLIPESERAQLDSFGMPMVDHNSMDKPQQSTLGAVRPELNGSTVKIPGFVIPLEGDENMITEFLLVPYFGACIHVPPPPPNQIIYVKFPKGAPIQQLWDVIYLVGTLKTESISHDLAQTGYLIEGTAIEEYDDM comes from the coding sequence ATGCAACGCAAATTCCTCCTGATATTTGGGCTACTTCTGTTCCCATTTATCAGCACAGCTCACGCTGAAACCACTCAGAACGACGAATCGGTGTTAACACTTGATTGGATTGATTTGATTCCAGAATCAGAGCGTGCTCAACTAGATTCATTTGGCATGCCGATGGTTGACCACAATAGTATGGACAAACCTCAACAATCGACACTTGGTGCTGTTCGCCCAGAACTGAATGGCAGCACAGTAAAGATTCCTGGTTTTGTGATTCCATTGGAAGGTGATGAGAATATGATCACTGAGTTTCTGCTAGTACCCTACTTTGGCGCATGTATCCACGTACCACCGCCACCACCGAACCAAATCATCTACGTGAAGTTCCCGAAAGGTGCACCAATACAGCAGTTATGGGATGTGATTTATTTAGTCGGTACGCTGAAAACTGAGTCGATCAGCCATGACTTAGCGCAAACCGGTTATCTTATTGAAGGTACTGCGATTGAAGAATATGACGACATGTAG
- a CDS encoding ABC transporter permease, whose amino-acid sequence MKVITHLALKSVLNRKATAILTILTVAVSVILLLGVERVRTEAKSSFANTISGTDLIVGGRSGQVNLLLYSVFRIGNATNNIDWKSYEEFSQHNAVKWAIPISLGDSHKGFRVMGTNHSYFENYRYGSKQPLTFQQGKEFNQLFDVVIGADVAKKLDYKIGDHIILAHGISDVAFSRHDNLPFTIVGILAPTGTPVDKTVHVSLEAIEAIHVGWESGANLGHTPDAEALKQRDFQPKQITAMMIGLNSKIQTFALQREINNYRQEPLSAIMPGIALHELWGMMAVAEQALLIVSGFVVVAGLLGMLSSLLTSLQERRREMAILRAMGARPRHVFGLLISEASALTFLGITLGVAVLFALIAVVAPIVQQSYGINISISAITPHEWKLLMLVQVAGIIIGFIPAFRAYRQSLSDGMTIRI is encoded by the coding sequence ATGAAAGTAATTACTCACTTAGCCTTAAAAAGCGTACTCAACCGTAAAGCCACAGCCATTCTGACTATTCTCACCGTGGCGGTGTCAGTGATTCTCTTGCTCGGTGTGGAACGTGTAAGAACCGAAGCTAAGAGCAGCTTTGCGAATACGATTTCAGGTACTGACCTTATCGTCGGTGGCCGCTCAGGTCAGGTAAACCTGCTGCTTTATTCCGTATTTCGAATCGGTAATGCGACCAACAACATCGACTGGAAAAGCTATGAAGAATTTAGCCAGCACAACGCTGTAAAGTGGGCGATCCCAATCTCATTGGGTGATTCACATAAAGGCTTCCGCGTAATGGGCACTAACCATAGCTACTTCGAGAATTATCGCTATGGAAGTAAGCAACCACTTACTTTTCAGCAAGGTAAAGAGTTTAATCAGCTATTTGATGTCGTGATTGGTGCCGATGTCGCGAAGAAGTTAGATTACAAGATTGGTGATCACATCATTCTGGCGCACGGTATCAGTGATGTCGCCTTCAGTCGCCACGACAATCTGCCCTTCACCATTGTCGGAATACTCGCGCCAACCGGCACACCAGTAGATAAAACGGTGCATGTTTCGTTAGAGGCCATTGAAGCGATTCACGTTGGTTGGGAATCGGGAGCTAACCTCGGGCACACACCGGATGCTGAAGCGCTAAAGCAACGTGACTTCCAACCAAAGCAGATTACCGCGATGATGATTGGCCTTAACTCGAAGATCCAAACCTTCGCACTGCAACGAGAAATCAATAACTACCGCCAAGAACCTTTGAGCGCCATTATGCCGGGCATTGCACTTCACGAATTGTGGGGAATGATGGCAGTGGCAGAGCAAGCACTGCTGATTGTTTCAGGGTTTGTTGTAGTCGCGGGACTGCTAGGGATGCTGAGTAGTCTACTCACTAGCTTGCAAGAAAGACGTCGAGAGATGGCCATTCTGCGTGCGATGGGTGCCAGACCTCGTCATGTGTTTGGTTTACTGATCAGTGAAGCCAGTGCGCTAACCTTCCTTGGCATTACATTAGGTGTTGCGGTGTTGTTTGCTCTGATCGCAGTGGTTGCTCCTATTGTGCAACAAAGTTATGGTATCAACATATCGATATCCGCAATCACACCTCATGAGTGGAAACTGCTTATGTTGGTGCAAGTTGCCGGAATCATTATCGGCTTTATTCCCGCTTTCAGGGCTTACCGTCAGTCATTATCTGATGGCATGACCATTCGAATCTAA
- a CDS encoding ABC transporter ATP-binding protein: MSFDSSSLVVKLENISFRWKPELPPTLEITSLHIQAQEHLFIKGPSGCGKSTLLGLLTGINQAEQGEVSILGQDLTQLTPRQRDKFRADHIGYIFQQFNLLPYLSVIDNVTLPCQFSKIRKQQVTKSQNSLQATAQELLLRLKLPQALMDKPVTELSIGQQQRVAAARALIGQPKIIIADEPTSALDHDNREAFIELLLEQANQAGSTLIFVSHDPTLEKLFTRTIDLKTVNQAKVVV; this comes from the coding sequence ATGTCTTTTGACAGTTCATCACTTGTGGTCAAACTCGAAAATATCAGCTTTCGTTGGAAGCCTGAATTGCCCCCAACGCTAGAGATCACCTCACTGCATATCCAAGCCCAAGAGCACCTTTTCATCAAAGGGCCTAGTGGTTGCGGGAAATCAACATTGTTAGGGTTACTGACCGGAATCAACCAAGCTGAACAAGGCGAAGTATCTATCCTTGGCCAAGATCTCACACAGCTAACACCTCGCCAGAGAGACAAATTCAGAGCCGATCATATTGGTTATATATTCCAACAATTTAACCTGCTTCCTTACTTGTCAGTCATCGACAACGTGACGCTTCCTTGTCAGTTTTCTAAGATTCGTAAGCAGCAAGTCACTAAAAGTCAGAACAGCCTGCAAGCCACCGCTCAAGAGTTGTTGCTCAGATTAAAGCTACCTCAAGCTCTCATGGACAAGCCCGTTACCGAGTTGAGTATTGGTCAACAACAACGTGTTGCTGCCGCTCGTGCTTTGATCGGCCAACCCAAAATCATTATTGCCGACGAACCGACATCAGCTCTGGATCATGACAACCGAGAAGCCTTTATCGAACTGTTGCTAGAACAAGCGAATCAGGCGGGTTCTACCTTGATCTTTGTTAGTCACGATCCAACACTAGAAAAACTGTTCACTCGAACCATAGATTTAAAAACCGTTAACCAAGCTAAGGTTGTCGTATGA
- a CDS encoding DUF2796 domain-containing protein produces the protein MKPTILAVVIGMTVSASVLANEEFRSHEAHVHGKVEVNIAQDGQELLVEVTAPGADVVGFEHAPETAEQKKVFEQAIAQLNKPEDLFGFNNASCTLKFKSVTNTLEGDHDNHEGHDHAEHDHNDHKGHDHAEHDHDDHKGHDHAEHDHDDHKSHDHAEHDHDDHKGHDHAEHDHDDHKGHDHAEHDHDDHEGHDHSEGGHGEFTVEYHYQCSDIEKLDTVNTQWFSKFSNTKSMTVNLLTDSAQIQEVLNADRISFRF, from the coding sequence ATGAAACCTACTATCTTAGCCGTTGTTATCGGCATGACTGTCTCTGCTAGTGTTCTAGCTAACGAAGAATTCCGCTCTCACGAAGCACACGTGCACGGTAAAGTTGAAGTGAACATCGCTCAAGATGGACAAGAGCTACTTGTTGAAGTGACAGCACCCGGTGCTGATGTGGTTGGCTTTGAGCATGCTCCAGAAACGGCTGAGCAAAAGAAAGTGTTTGAACAAGCTATCGCGCAATTAAACAAGCCAGAAGATCTATTTGGTTTCAATAATGCAAGTTGTACTCTGAAGTTCAAGTCAGTGACTAACACCTTGGAAGGCGATCATGATAACCATGAAGGCCATGACCATGCAGAACACGATCATAACGACCACAAAGGCCATGACCACGCAGAGCACGATCATGACGACCACAAAGGCCATGACCACGCAGAACACGATCATGATGACCACAAAAGCCATGACCACGCAGAACACGATCATGATGACCACAAAGGCCATGACCACGCAGAACACGATCATGACGACCACAAAGGCCATGACCATGCTGAGCACGATCATGATGACCACGAAGGCCATGACCACTCAGAAGGCGGCCACGGTGAGTTCACTGTCGAGTACCACTACCAATGTTCTGACATTGAAAAACTGGATACCGTGAATACTCAGTGGTTCTCTAAGTTCAGCAACACAAAATCAATGACTGTAAACCTGCTAACTGACAGTGCTCAAATTCAAGAAGTGCTTAACGCAGATCGTATTAGTTTTCGATTCTAA
- a CDS encoding DUF2607 family protein has product MWQKTPNNVKRKTGFLLGLMLMLSVLAATHIVDIAPEHHTSHHCELFSINQFITAHSLPQIPEFHSEFTVAITESVISLQRLYFAYLARSPPVNIA; this is encoded by the coding sequence ATGTGGCAAAAAACACCTAACAATGTGAAACGCAAAACAGGCTTCTTGCTTGGGCTTATGCTCATGTTAAGCGTGTTAGCCGCAACGCACATAGTAGATATCGCACCAGAACACCACACCTCACACCATTGTGAGCTGTTTTCGATAAATCAGTTTATTACGGCACACTCACTTCCACAGATCCCAGAGTTCCATTCGGAATTTACTGTCGCTATCACAGAGTCAGTTATTTCGTTACAACGCCTATATTTCGCTTATTTGGCACGCTCACCTCCTGTAAATATCGCTTAA
- a CDS encoding YtfJ family protein, producing the protein MKNKTLLAFLAAASPLFANAHNLSVGATLPAVDVSSYGEIVLNDGNTGYQAWATNNLLGKVRVVQAIAGRSSSKELNAPLMAAITASKFSEDSYQTTTIINQDDAIWGTGSFVKSSAESSKEEFPWSSMVLDEDGAVASSWALKEESSAIIVQDKQGKILFVKEGALNEAEVTQVIELIKASL; encoded by the coding sequence ATGAAAAACAAAACTCTACTGGCTTTTTTAGCCGCAGCCTCTCCACTCTTCGCCAATGCTCACAACCTATCTGTAGGTGCAACTCTGCCTGCTGTCGATGTTAGCAGTTATGGTGAAATCGTACTAAACGACGGAAACACCGGATATCAAGCTTGGGCAACCAACAATCTCCTAGGTAAAGTTCGTGTCGTTCAAGCTATTGCAGGTCGCAGCAGCTCTAAAGAGCTAAACGCACCATTGATGGCCGCCATTACCGCCTCGAAGTTCTCAGAAGACAGCTACCAAACCACCACCATCATCAACCAAGATGATGCTATCTGGGGTACGGGTTCTTTTGTTAAATCGTCAGCAGAAAGTAGCAAAGAAGAGTTTCCATGGTCTTCTATGGTTCTAGATGAAGACGGCGCCGTTGCGTCATCTTGGGCTCTGAAAGAAGAAAGCTCAGCGATTATCGTTCAAGACAAGCAAGGTAAAATCTTGTTTGTTAAAGAAGGTGCATTAAACGAAGCAGAAGTCACTCAAGTCATTGAATTGATTAAAGCGAGTCTTTAA
- a CDS encoding DUF1107 family protein, with protein MLRKFSTYRPHQVARFVKVLFKGQFAIEGVGEFRFDQGKVLLPEVSDKQKLTIFKEVNGTIAALPV; from the coding sequence ATGTTAAGAAAGTTTTCTACTTACCGTCCACATCAAGTGGCGCGTTTCGTTAAAGTCCTGTTCAAAGGCCAATTTGCTATTGAAGGTGTTGGGGAGTTTCGCTTCGACCAAGGCAAGGTGCTTCTTCCTGAAGTTTCAGACAAACAAAAGCTCACTATTTTTAAAGAAGTTAACGGTACTATTGCAGCGTTGCCGGTGTAA
- the msrA gene encoding peptide-methionine (S)-S-oxide reductase MsrA, with translation MLNKQQLVSAATALPGNADPIRITERHFVNQTDLLDTPTGSQQEVLFGMGCFWGAERLFWQLDGVISTSVGYAGGYTANPTYEQVCTGQTGHTEVVRVIFDSEQTSLARILETFWERHDPTQGMRQGNDLGTQYRSAIYTFSEEQQSIAEHSKREYQRAITESLGNEITTEVLPAGKYFFAETYHQQYLAKNPNGYCGLGGTGVCFPPQ, from the coding sequence ATGCTAAACAAACAACAACTGGTTTCTGCAGCAACCGCACTACCGGGAAATGCTGACCCAATTCGAATCACTGAGCGCCATTTCGTTAACCAAACCGACCTGCTCGATACGCCTACGGGCTCTCAACAAGAAGTCCTGTTTGGTATGGGATGCTTCTGGGGAGCTGAGCGTTTGTTTTGGCAATTGGATGGCGTTATTTCAACATCCGTTGGTTACGCTGGCGGATACACAGCTAACCCCACTTATGAACAAGTATGTACTGGGCAAACCGGCCATACCGAAGTCGTTCGTGTCATATTTGATAGTGAACAAACCTCTCTAGCTCGAATACTTGAAACCTTTTGGGAGCGTCATGACCCAACTCAAGGAATGCGCCAAGGCAACGATTTAGGGACTCAATACCGTTCCGCGATTTACACCTTCAGTGAAGAACAACAATCTATCGCTGAGCACTCTAAACGTGAATATCAACGAGCAATAACTGAATCTTTAGGCAACGAGATCACGACGGAAGTTCTGCCTGCTGGAAAATATTTTTTCGCAGAAACCTACCACCAGCAATACCTAGCTAAAAATCCAAATGGGTATTGCGGGTTGGGTGGCACCGGTGTCTGCTTCCCTCCACAATAA
- a CDS encoding autotransporter assembly complex family protein gives MIRKTLPVLIGTLLSSTLAFADVSLEIKGLDGALEDNVDAYLSAIPEEEYSVSLRFQSRLESMIKEALNALGYYQPIITFTHSEDDTELTVTVEAGEPVVIYTSDIVLTGEAKDDPDFLALIAKSKLSKGSILNHGNYDSLKSSIRNLGLAKGYFDGAYALSKLEVAPELNRAYVRLHYNSGIRYHFGTTQVTGSQIEEDKVQSLKPFEDGEPYSITKVGEYNQNLSNTDWFSSVFVEPDLSQLGEGREIPMKVSLAPQARNQIETGIGVSTDLGVKGTLKWKKPWVNEKGHSFNSSLSISKPEQTITATYKIPLDDVLNDYYQIKYGMKNLDNRDTKSLESNLALERYWRLDNGWQRTVFIRYLVENYEQGLQDDLAQFVLPGISFSRTRTRGGSMPMWGDKQTIMVEAADDTLLSETKVVRFQGQTAWIRSIGNNHRGLTRLQFGGNFADEFEKLSPSLRFFAGGDNSIRGYGYESISPRDESGALTGAKYMATSSFEYQYRLVGNWWGAAFYDIGDAFNDKPEWKHGTGVGVRWASPVGPVSLDFAWGLDAKKGDEFQLHFSLGPEL, from the coding sequence ATGATAAGAAAAACTTTACCAGTTCTGATTGGCACTCTACTGTCATCGACGCTCGCTTTCGCTGATGTTTCCCTTGAAATTAAAGGGCTGGATGGAGCGCTTGAGGATAATGTTGATGCTTATCTTAGTGCGATCCCTGAAGAAGAGTATTCGGTTTCATTAAGGTTCCAGTCTCGCTTGGAATCTATGATAAAAGAAGCCCTGAATGCGTTAGGCTACTACCAACCTATTATCACGTTTACTCACTCCGAAGATGATACCGAGTTGACCGTTACGGTTGAGGCGGGAGAGCCTGTTGTTATCTATACTTCCGATATCGTTCTGACTGGTGAAGCCAAAGATGATCCAGACTTTTTAGCCTTGATTGCCAAGAGTAAGTTGTCCAAAGGTTCGATTTTGAATCATGGTAATTATGACTCTTTGAAATCGTCGATACGCAACCTTGGCTTAGCGAAAGGCTATTTCGATGGGGCATATGCTCTCAGTAAGCTAGAAGTCGCCCCTGAATTAAACCGAGCTTATGTTCGTCTTCATTATAACAGTGGTATACGCTACCACTTTGGTACCACTCAGGTTACTGGTAGCCAGATTGAAGAAGATAAGGTGCAGTCACTCAAACCATTTGAGGATGGCGAACCTTACTCGATAACCAAAGTCGGTGAGTACAACCAAAACCTGTCCAATACGGATTGGTTTTCTTCTGTTTTTGTTGAACCTGATTTAAGCCAATTGGGCGAAGGCCGTGAAATTCCGATGAAGGTCAGCCTTGCTCCGCAAGCGCGTAACCAAATCGAAACAGGTATCGGTGTATCAACAGACCTTGGTGTAAAAGGCACCCTAAAATGGAAGAAACCTTGGGTTAACGAGAAAGGTCATAGCTTTAATAGTAGCCTGTCGATCTCCAAGCCCGAGCAGACGATTACCGCGACTTATAAAATCCCATTGGATGACGTGCTTAATGACTACTATCAAATTAAGTACGGTATGAAGAATTTGGATAATCGAGATACCAAAAGTTTGGAGTCAAACTTAGCCTTAGAAAGATATTGGCGTCTGGATAATGGCTGGCAACGTACTGTATTTATTCGATACTTGGTCGAAAACTATGAACAAGGTTTGCAAGATGACTTAGCGCAATTCGTGTTGCCGGGTATCTCTTTCTCGCGAACTCGAACGCGTGGTGGGTCGATGCCGATGTGGGGCGATAAACAAACCATTATGGTTGAGGCTGCTGATGACACCTTATTATCGGAAACTAAGGTGGTGCGTTTTCAAGGGCAAACAGCATGGATTCGCAGCATTGGTAATAATCACCGCGGTTTAACTCGCCTTCAATTCGGCGGTAACTTTGCCGACGAGTTTGAAAAGCTGTCTCCCTCTCTAAGATTCTTTGCTGGTGGTGATAATAGCATTCGTGGTTATGGCTATGAGTCTATCTCTCCTCGAGATGAAAGTGGCGCACTAACCGGCGCAAAATACATGGCAACCAGCTCGTTTGAATACCAATACCGCTTAGTTGGAAACTGGTGGGGTGCTGCATTCTACGATATTGGTGATGCATTCAATGATAAGCCAGAGTGGAAGCACGGCACCGGTGTCGGGGTGCGTTGGGCCTCTCCTGTAGGTCCTGTGAGTTTAGACTTTGCTTGGGGCCTAGATGCGAAGAAAGGCGATGAGTTCCAACTGCACTTTAGTTTAGGGCCTGAATTATGA